The genomic segment CCGGGCGGCCGAACCTGATGTTGTCGGCCACGGAACCGCTGAACAGGTGGGTCTCCTGGGTCACCAGCACCACCGCCCGGCGCAGCTCGGCATCGGCCAGGTCGCGCAGATCCACCCCGTCCAGCCGGACCGCACCCGCGTCCGGGTCGTGGAAGCGGGCGACGAGCTTCGCGACAGTGGACTTGCCGGCGCCGGTCGGCCCGATCAGCGCCACTGTCTGCCCCGGCGGCACGGTCAGGTCGAGGCCGGACAGGATCGGCGTCCGGCGGCGGTAGCCGAAGTCGACGTCGCGGAAGACGATCGCACCGCGCGGTGGCCCGCCGGGCAGCGGCAGCGGCCGGGCCGGTTCGGGCACCGCCGGGTGCTCGTCCAGCACGCCGGCCAGCTTCTCCAGCGCGGCGGTCGCCGACTGCAGCGAGTTGTAGAACTGGCTCAGCTCCTCCATCGGCTCGAAGAACCGGCGCAGGTAGAGCAGGAACGCGGCGAGCACGCCCACCTCGACGCCGCCGCCCAGCACCCGCCAGCCGCCGTACCCGAGCACCACCGCCGCGGTCAGGTTGCCGATCAGCCGGATGCCCGGCGAGTAGATCGCGATCAGCCGGAACGCGCGCAGGCTGGAGCGCCGGTAGTCGTCGTTCACCGCGCCGAAGATGCGGTCGTTGCGGTCCTCCCGCCGGTACGCCTGCACGGCCCGGATCCCGCGCAGGGACTCGACGAAGTGCACGATGACCAGCGCCACCGCCTCCCGGGTGCGCCGGTACGCCCCGGCCGACGCGCGGGCGAACCAGCGGGACAGCACGAACAGGAACGGGAACGCGAGCAGTGTCACCGCCGCCAGCGGCAGGTCCAGCCAGAGCAGGATGCCCGCCACGGACAGTACCGACAGCCCGGCCATCACCAGCTTGTCGATGCCGCCGTCGACCAGCTCGCCGATCGACTCCAGGTCGCTGGTCAGCCGGGACACCATCCGCCCCGACGTGTAGCGCTCGTGGAACCCGACGTCGAGGCGCAGGAAGTGCCCGTACACCCGGCGGCGCAGGTCCAGCAGGACGGCCTGGCCGATCCGGGCGGCGAGGGTGAGGAACGCGCGCCGGGCCGTGTACTCGACAGCGGTGGCGACCACGAACGCGGCGGCGACGACGATCAGCGGGCCGGGGTCGCCGGCCCGCAGCGGACCGATGCCCCTGTCGATGCCGAGCATGACCAGGTACGGCCCGGACATCGCGGCGGCGTTCTGCGCCAGCAGCAACACCACCGCCAGCCCCAGCGCACGCCGGTGCGGGCGGAGCAGCAGCCGCAGCAGCAGCCGGCTGCGGGCGCGCAGCCGGGCCACCGCCTCCGGGGACGAGTCCTCGGCCCGGCTGCGGTCCGCGTCCGGATCGGCGGCCCGCCCCCGCCACCGGGACAGGTCGTCACCGCTGCCACCGCGTGCGCCAGTCGTTCCGGAGCCGTTCGGCGCGTCGCGGGGCCGGGGCACTCGCGGCGCGCGGCCGGTCACGAGCGCACCAGGCCGACGCCGTCGCTCCGTCGCTCCGGCTCGGCGGACAGCACCGCCCGGTAGGCGGGTACCCGGGCCAGCAGCTCCGAGTGGGTGCCGACGGCGACGATCCGGCCGTCGTCGAGCAACGCCACCCGGTCCGCCAGCGCCACCGTCGAGGGACGGTGCGCCACCAGCAGGGTCGTGGTGGCGGTCTCCCGCAGGACCCGGCGCAGGGCCGCCTCGACGAGCGCCTCGGTGTGCACGTCGAGCGCGGAGAGCGGGTCGTCGAGCACCAGGACCGCGGGCCGGCCGAGCACCGCACGCGCCAGCGCGAGGCGCTGCCGCTGCCCGCCGGACAGCGACAGCCCTTGCTCACCGACCCGGGTCGCCAGGCCCCACGGCAGCTCGTACGCGAATTCCGCCTGGGCCAGCGCCAGCGCGGCCCGGACCTCGTCCTCGCTGGCGTCCGGCCGGCCCAGGGTCAGGTTCTCCCAGACCGACATGGAGAACAGCGTCGGCTCCTCGAACGCCACGGCGACCAGCCGGCGCAACGAGTCCAGCCGCAGGTCACGTACGTCGTGGCCGTCGAGCGTGATCCGGCCGCCGGTCACCTCGTGCAGCCGGGGGACCAGCGACAGCAGCGTGCTCTTGCCGCAGCCGGTGACGCCGACCAGCGCCATCGTCTCGCCCGGCTCGACGGTCAGGTCCAGGTCGCGCAGCACCGGGCCGGACGTGCCGGGGTAGCGGAAGCGGACCCCCTCGAAGCGGAGCCGGCCGCGTGCCTCGCCCCGGTCGAGCGACCGGGCGTGCGGGGCGTCCACGATGGTCGGCGGCGTGTCCAGGACCTCCTGGATCCGGTCGGCGGCGGT from the Micromonospora sp. WMMA1947 genome contains:
- a CDS encoding ABC transporter ATP-binding protein, with translation MSRWRGRAADPDADRSRAEDSSPEAVARLRARSRLLLRLLLRPHRRALGLAVVLLLAQNAAAMSGPYLVMLGIDRGIGPLRAGDPGPLIVVAAAFVVATAVEYTARRAFLTLAARIGQAVLLDLRRRVYGHFLRLDVGFHERYTSGRMVSRLTSDLESIGELVDGGIDKLVMAGLSVLSVAGILLWLDLPLAAVTLLAFPFLFVLSRWFARASAGAYRRTREAVALVIVHFVESLRGIRAVQAYRREDRNDRIFGAVNDDYRRSSLRAFRLIAIYSPGIRLIGNLTAAVVLGYGGWRVLGGGVEVGVLAAFLLYLRRFFEPMEELSQFYNSLQSATAALEKLAGVLDEHPAVPEPARPLPLPGGPPRGAIVFRDVDFGYRRRTPILSGLDLTVPPGQTVALIGPTGAGKSTVAKLVARFHDPDAGAVRLDGVDLRDLADAELRRAVVLVTQETHLFSGSVADNIRFGRPDADDEAVVAAARAIGAHDFIAALPDGYATDVHRRGGRLSAGQRQLVAFARAFLADPRVLILDEATSALDVPTERLVQRALHSVLRDRTALVIAHRLSTVETADRVLVLDDGRIVEDGPPAELIAADGRYAALHRQWRDSLL